The Nicotiana tabacum cultivar K326 chromosome 14, ASM71507v2, whole genome shotgun sequence genome contains a region encoding:
- the LOC107778024 gene encoding uncharacterized protein LOC107778024, protein MQNVDPILVDEIDSDNEWITENEDPVLPEDPSWLDEENLFDVDVIRMIDVESSISEIEKLKDEALKCYEDIGDADLGSDIVEKFSEMLFLDECFVVEYIRERSGMKPKGEDIIIKASCMRLMRGIVRRNLLLLENQLPFFVLTKLHDDKRISSNTIHKYGEEDLSSFLTEDDPASSNESECNAAEIKHLLQIVHMSCHPSKMKDMPRDKDHLKVMPNAIELSEAGVSFVKVRYIYRRLDEDDLRDSTSIFGVKFENGLMEIPCFEVDDNGDFPAKSYSIRVTIV, encoded by the exons atgcaaaatgtCGATCCAATTCTAGTTGATGAAATTGATTCTGATAATGAATGGATAACTGAAAACGAAGATCCTGTGCTTCCTGAAGATCCTTCTTGGCTTGATGAAGAGAATTTATTTGATGTTGATGTCATTAGAATG ATTGATGTGGAAAGTTCCATTAGTGAAATTGAGAAACTAAAAGATGAAGCACTTAAGTGTTACGAGGATATAGGGGACGCCGACCTTGGCAGTGATATTgttgagaaattttcagaaatgtTGTTTCTTGATGAATGTTTTGTGGTTGAGTATATTCGAGAGCGTAGTGGAATGAAGCCAAAAGGAGAAGACATAATTATCAAGGCAAGTTGCATGAGACTCATGAGAGGTATTGTACGTCGAAATTTGTTGTTACTAGAAAAccaacttcctttctttgtcctgaCCAAACTTCATGACGACAAACGAATTTCATCAAATACCATTCATAAATATGGTGAAGAAgacctttcttcctttcttacCGAAGATGACCCTGCATCCTCTAATGAGAGTGAATGTAACGCCGCAGAAATCAAACATTTACTTCAAATAGTACACATGTCGTGCCACCCTTCAAAGATGAAAGATATGCCAAGAGATAAGGACCATCTAAAGGTCATGCCAAATGCAATAGAGCTTTCGGAAGCTGGAGTTAGCTTCGTAAAAGTCAGATATATTTATAGAAGGTTAGACGAAGACGACCTTAGAGATAGCACAAGTATATTTGGTGTCAAATTTGAGAATGGGTTAATGGAAATTCCTTGTTTTGAAGTCGATGATAACGGAGACTTTCCTGCGAAATCTTATAGCATACGAGTAACAATCGTCTGA